The following proteins are co-located in the Flectobacillus major DSM 103 genome:
- a CDS encoding response regulator transcription factor, protein MSNTLPNPKILLVDDDPDIIELLEYNLTKEGFDTASATDGLQALEVTKKFKPDLILLDVMMPKMDGIETARQIRLLSEFKDTYILFLTARAEEYTEVAAFDVGADDYIVKPIKPRALLSRLKAILRRDSQQTEAEDKLEIGALFINRVNYTVLNDGKALVMPKKEFELLSFLAHHPNKVFSRDELLEKVWGSDVYVVERTVDVHIRKLREKIPEYYIKTLKGVGYMFSVDTN, encoded by the coding sequence ATGAGCAATACGCTACCAAACCCAAAAATCCTATTGGTCGATGACGACCCAGACATTATTGAATTATTAGAGTACAACCTCACCAAGGAGGGTTTTGACACGGCTTCGGCTACCGACGGGCTTCAGGCATTGGAGGTTACAAAGAAATTTAAGCCCGACCTTATCCTGTTGGATGTAATGATGCCTAAAATGGATGGTATCGAAACCGCACGACAAATTAGGCTACTCTCAGAATTTAAAGATACGTATATTTTATTTTTAACTGCTCGTGCAGAAGAATATACCGAGGTGGCTGCTTTTGATGTAGGGGCCGACGATTATATTGTAAAACCTATCAAGCCTCGTGCCTTGTTGAGTCGTTTGAAAGCTATACTAAGAAGGGATTCGCAACAAACAGAAGCCGAGGATAAACTAGAAATAGGAGCGTTATTTATTAATCGTGTAAATTATACGGTACTCAACGATGGTAAAGCTTTGGTGATGCCTAAAAAAGAGTTTGAATTGCTATCTTTTTTGGCACATCATCCCAATAAAGTATTTAGCCGAGACGAGCTATTGGAAAAAGTATGGGGCTCGGATGTGTACGTGGTAGAACGTACCGTAGATGTACATATCAGAAAACTTCGTGAAAAGATACCCGAGTATTATATCAAAACCCTTAAAGGTGTTGGCTATATGTTTTCGGTAGATACCAATTAA
- a CDS encoding AI-2E family transporter, with the protein MLSEIKLPPSAKILIGLLSVSIIIWWMYVLQEILILISFSVLFSMLLYPLCHRLEKWHFPRTLAIFVCLLVTFGILAGLISLTAMQVADFSDALPNFQKKGEHLINELQSWASQNFHISRKKQVTEIKNQSMILLKSSGNIITNALSTTLNSLSSALLIPIFVFFFLHYRDFFRRFFYMSFGRGNRNRIDLIFNKIYSVVQSYLLGLLTVIMIVAALNTFGLWMLGIDYAIFFGTLAAFLLLIPYIGIMIGSILPMLMALITKDSPMYALGVAGVFLSVQFLEGNFITPHIVGSKVSINPLAAMIVLILGGQLWGISGLVLALPFIAILKVIFDNIEALKPFGFLLGEPERKRKISNML; encoded by the coding sequence ATGTTATCAGAAATAAAGCTTCCCCCGTCGGCTAAAATACTCATTGGATTACTTTCGGTATCAATCATTATTTGGTGGATGTACGTCCTTCAAGAAATTTTGATATTGATTTCGTTTTCGGTATTATTCTCGATGTTGTTATATCCGTTGTGTCATCGCCTCGAAAAATGGCACTTCCCACGTACACTAGCCATTTTTGTTTGTTTATTAGTCACCTTTGGGATTTTGGCGGGGCTTATTTCGTTGACAGCTATGCAAGTTGCAGATTTTTCGGATGCCTTACCTAATTTCCAGAAAAAAGGTGAACATTTAATTAACGAACTGCAATCGTGGGCATCGCAAAACTTCCATATTAGTCGCAAAAAACAAGTAACCGAAATCAAAAATCAGTCGATGATTTTGTTAAAAAGTAGTGGCAATATCATTACCAATGCTTTAAGCACAACCCTCAACTCGTTATCGTCGGCACTTTTGATTCCGATTTTTGTTTTTTTCTTTTTGCATTATCGTGATTTTTTCCGTCGCTTCTTTTATATGTCTTTTGGGCGTGGCAACCGAAATAGAATCGATCTAATATTTAATAAAATCTATTCGGTTGTGCAAAGTTATCTATTGGGGTTGCTTACTGTGATTATGATTGTGGCAGCACTCAATACTTTTGGCCTTTGGATGTTGGGTATCGACTATGCTATTTTCTTTGGTACATTGGCAGCATTTTTACTACTCATTCCTTATATTGGTATTATGATTGGGTCGATATTACCTATGTTAATGGCTCTTATTACCAAAGATTCGCCTATGTATGCTTTGGGCGTGGCGGGTGTATTTTTATCTGTACAGTTTTTGGAAGGGAATTTTATTACGCCTCATATTGTAGGCTCAAAAGTAAGTATCAATCCACTGGCAGCTATGATTGTCTTGATTTTGGGAGGCCAGCTTTGGGGAATTTCGGGGCTGGTATTGGCATTACCATTTATTGCTATTCTCAAGGTAATTTTTGATAATATCGAAGCCTTAAAACCTTTTGGGTTTTTGTTGGGCGAACCAGAAAGAAAGCGAAAAATCAGCAATATGCTATAA
- a CDS encoding LytR/AlgR family response regulator transcription factor, translating into MKAIIVDDERLARNELKRLLENFPKINIVGEAPNADEAIQLIDELHPDLIFLDIQMPGKTGFDLLAELDGNVPEVIFTTAYDEYAIKAFEFNALDYLLKPIELHRLSEAIQKVEEEFDRQRQITESAKEGATVLSENDQVFVKDGEKCWFVRLGNVRLFESMGNYVRLYFDDQKPLVLKSLNALEERLDPKVFFRANRKHIINLKYIQKIEPWFSGGLQVTLKESGDKIEISRRQAIRFKELLSL; encoded by the coding sequence ATGAAAGCAATAATTGTTGATGATGAACGATTAGCAAGAAACGAACTGAAACGCTTGCTCGAAAATTTCCCTAAAATTAATATAGTTGGTGAAGCCCCCAATGCCGACGAAGCCATTCAATTGATAGATGAACTTCATCCTGATTTGATATTTCTGGATATTCAGATGCCAGGTAAAACAGGATTCGATTTATTGGCCGAGTTGGACGGCAATGTGCCTGAGGTGATTTTTACAACAGCTTATGACGAATACGCTATCAAGGCTTTTGAGTTTAATGCTCTTGATTATTTGCTGAAACCAATTGAATTACACCGTTTGAGCGAGGCTATACAGAAAGTAGAGGAGGAGTTTGACCGTCAGCGACAAATTACCGAATCGGCCAAAGAAGGTGCTACTGTTTTGAGCGAAAACGACCAAGTGTTTGTAAAAGATGGTGAAAAGTGCTGGTTTGTACGATTGGGCAATGTCCGTCTGTTTGAATCAATGGGCAATTATGTTCGCCTTTATTTCGACGACCAAAAACCTTTAGTCCTAAAATCATTGAATGCCCTTGAAGAACGCCTCGACCCTAAAGTATTTTTCCGTGCCAATCGTAAGCACATTATCAATTTGAAATATATTCAAAAGATTGAACCTTGGTTTTCTGGTGGTTTACAAGTAACACTCAAAGAAAGTGGCGATAAAATAGAAATATCTCGTCGCCAAGCTATTCGATTTAAAGAATTATTAAGTTTATAA
- a CDS encoding sensor histidine kinase, whose translation MPRLKLYWTLQIFGWLAWLANEALIYVNTFGWSIDWFIAADLNAAIAILITHNFRKIIKKYGWVELPINKVIPRILISVFVMSVIMALVNIPLDSYLLSEKEHANFWSLFFMLQYIFSFMKPLTIWTLFYYASHYFQRKSEIEVEKVKLESSIRETESKVLRAQMNPHFMFNALNSIRALILEEPEKAQKAVTQLSNILRSSLLADRRKTVSLSEELRTVEDYLALEKIRYEERLQIRKNIYPETLSCQVPPMLLQTLVENAIKHGVSKPVKGGFVSLETKMNGNKVMIIISNTGVLETTDSGGFGLENTAHRLELLFGVESKFKIYQASKDVVTAEITIPIPAQTVEDKENPFAKITQIVNLKV comes from the coding sequence ATGCCAAGACTAAAATTATATTGGACATTACAAATCTTTGGTTGGTTGGCATGGCTAGCTAACGAAGCTCTTATTTATGTAAATACCTTTGGCTGGTCTATCGACTGGTTCATAGCTGCCGACCTCAATGCCGCTATTGCTATTTTGATTACCCACAATTTTAGGAAGATTATCAAAAAATATGGCTGGGTAGAGCTGCCTATCAATAAAGTCATACCTCGAATTTTGATATCGGTATTTGTGATGTCGGTAATTATGGCTTTGGTCAATATTCCACTCGATTCTTACCTTTTGAGCGAGAAAGAACATGCCAATTTTTGGTCTTTGTTTTTTATGTTACAGTATATTTTTAGTTTTATGAAACCTCTTACGATTTGGACATTATTTTATTATGCCTCTCATTATTTTCAGCGTAAGTCTGAAATAGAGGTAGAAAAAGTAAAGTTGGAGTCGTCTATTCGTGAAACAGAATCGAAGGTATTAAGAGCTCAAATGAATCCACATTTTATGTTCAATGCCCTCAATAGTATTCGTGCTTTGATTTTGGAAGAACCCGAAAAAGCCCAAAAAGCAGTAACTCAGCTATCGAATATCTTGCGGAGTTCATTATTGGCCGACCGACGCAAAACGGTGTCGCTCTCTGAAGAACTCAGAACGGTAGAAGATTATTTGGCTTTAGAAAAAATTCGTTATGAAGAGCGTTTGCAAATTCGTAAAAATATCTATCCCGAAACACTCAGTTGCCAAGTACCACCGATGTTGCTGCAAACCTTGGTCGAAAATGCCATTAAGCATGGTGTTTCAAAACCAGTAAAAGGAGGTTTTGTAAGCCTAGAAACCAAAATGAATGGCAATAAAGTTATGATTATTATTAGTAATACTGGTGTACTGGAAACTACTGATTCGGGAGGTTTTGGTTTGGAAAATACAGCTCATCGTCTTGAATTGCTGTTTGGTGTAGAGTCGAAATTCAAAATATACCAAGCATCCAAAGATGTCGTAACCGCAGAAATAACAATACCTATTCCTGCCCAAACAGTAGAAGATAAAGAAAACCCTTTTGCCAAGATTACCCAAATTGTGAATCTGAAAGTATAA
- a CDS encoding histidine phosphatase family protein, translating into MSNSQQNTPLKKTIYLIRHGETDFNRQGIVQGSGVDSELNELGHAQAEAFYQNYQHIPFDKVYTSALQRTHQSVKKFIESGIPWEQHAGLNEISWGVREGRVPNDQDNEYYKVLIDSWVSGGVDMQAEGGESPLQVIERQKPVIETILSRPHEETVLVAMHGRAMRIILTMLLDKPLQEMDTFEHANLCLYKLIYDYETQSFFAELECDTSHLFGL; encoded by the coding sequence ATGTCTAACTCCCAACAAAATACTCCTTTAAAGAAAACAATATATCTAATTCGTCACGGAGAAACCGATTTTAATCGTCAGGGCATTGTACAGGGTAGTGGAGTTGATTCAGAGTTGAACGAACTCGGCCATGCTCAGGCAGAAGCATTTTATCAAAATTATCAACATATTCCATTTGATAAAGTTTATACCTCGGCTTTACAAAGAACTCACCAATCTGTGAAAAAGTTTATAGAATCGGGTATTCCTTGGGAACAGCATGCGGGGCTTAATGAGATTAGCTGGGGTGTCAGAGAAGGCCGTGTCCCTAACGACCAAGATAATGAGTATTATAAGGTTTTGATAGATAGCTGGGTGTCGGGTGGGGTCGATATGCAGGCTGAAGGTGGCGAAAGCCCCTTGCAAGTGATAGAACGCCAAAAACCTGTTATCGAAACTATATTGTCTCGCCCTCATGAAGAAACCGTATTGGTGGCCATGCACGGTAGAGCTATGCGAATCATTTTGACAATGCTACTCGATAAGCCTTTGCAAGAAATGGATACTTTTGAACATGCCAATTTGTGCTTGTACAAACTTATTTATGATTACGAAACTCAAAGCTTTTTTGCCGAACTAGAATGCGATACTTCACATTTATTTGGTTTGTAA
- a CDS encoding hotdog fold thioesterase → MINTSYSLEQINAMSHNNMLAHLGIEFIEITSEHIIAKMPVDHRTKQPMGLLHGGASVVLAESMGSVASFLSLPDPQKQTAVGVEINANHLKSAKNGYVYGKCTPIRLGKSIQVWEIKITNEANELICVSRLTTMVIDIK, encoded by the coding sequence ATGATAAACACGTCCTATTCGTTAGAACAAATTAATGCCATGAGCCACAACAATATGTTGGCTCATTTAGGAATAGAATTCATAGAAATCACCTCTGAGCATATTATTGCTAAAATGCCCGTAGACCACCGTACCAAACAACCGATGGGCCTGCTTCATGGTGGGGCTTCGGTGGTACTAGCCGAGTCTATGGGAAGTGTTGCATCTTTCCTTAGCCTACCCGACCCCCAAAAACAAACAGCTGTGGGCGTAGAAATCAATGCCAATCACCTCAAGTCTGCTAAAAATGGGTATGTCTATGGCAAGTGTACGCCTATTCGATTAGGAAAGAGTATTCAGGTTTGGGAAATCAAAATTACCAATGAGGCCAACGAACTAATATGTGTGAGCCGTTTAACAACAATGGTTATAGATATTAAGTAA
- a CDS encoding chorismate-binding protein, which translates to MTPTSETHISVKALQMESFWHTAISEGLPVAIWRLPKSTDKQLLIDLAGRISHTKIDLEELPSGFAMSPFIGESLFLKGDLYFQFDTQNQIINEFQNQSDEAQEFARKVQLFYDKQEDLDFSSKPAEQPEVKPKKSFEHPTETSLYNEMTYAEMVSGAIDSIQRGDMQKVVLSRTKQITLPADFEVIDAFNKLCVAYPNAFVSLVYLPQEKALWLGATPETLISMDKNGIFRTMSLAGTQSAIGHNGEKYHPAEIRWSCKEIEEQAFVSRYIIECFKKIRLREYIEIGPKTVQAGNLMHLRTDYTVDTNEVNFPQLGTVMTELLHPTSAVCGTPKEPALRFIAENELHSREYYSGFLGPVNIQNESHLFVNLRTMKIVGNQATLFAGGGITEDSNPVKEWYETEMKSQTLLRVIL; encoded by the coding sequence ATGACTCCAACTTCGGAAACTCATATTTCTGTCAAAGCCCTACAAATGGAATCTTTCTGGCATACTGCTATTTCGGAAGGACTCCCTGTAGCTATATGGAGACTCCCTAAATCGACTGATAAACAGCTACTTATCGACCTTGCTGGACGAATAAGCCACACTAAAATTGATTTGGAAGAACTCCCTTCGGGCTTTGCTATGAGTCCTTTTATAGGCGAATCGCTCTTTTTAAAAGGAGATTTATATTTTCAATTTGATACTCAAAATCAAATCATAAACGAATTTCAAAATCAGTCGGACGAAGCCCAAGAGTTTGCAAGGAAAGTTCAATTGTTTTATGATAAACAAGAGGACTTGGACTTTAGCTCAAAACCAGCCGAACAACCCGAGGTTAAGCCTAAAAAATCTTTTGAACACCCTACCGAAACGTCATTGTATAACGAAATGACCTATGCCGAAATGGTTTCGGGAGCTATAGATTCCATTCAAAGGGGCGATATGCAAAAGGTAGTTTTGTCAAGAACCAAGCAAATAACCCTGCCTGCCGATTTTGAGGTAATCGACGCATTTAATAAGCTTTGTGTGGCCTATCCCAATGCCTTTGTGTCGTTGGTATATTTACCACAAGAAAAAGCTTTGTGGCTAGGAGCAACGCCCGAAACACTGATAAGCATGGACAAAAATGGTATATTCCGTACTATGTCGCTGGCTGGCACACAATCGGCGATTGGTCATAATGGCGAAAAATACCACCCTGCCGAAATTCGTTGGTCGTGCAAAGAAATAGAAGAACAGGCATTTGTTAGTCGCTATATTATCGAATGTTTCAAAAAAATTCGTTTAAGAGAATATATCGAAATAGGCCCCAAAACAGTTCAAGCTGGCAATTTGATGCACCTTCGTACCGACTACACGGTCGATACCAACGAGGTCAACTTCCCTCAATTGGGTACAGTTATGACCGAGCTACTGCATCCTACTTCGGCTGTCTGTGGTACACCCAAAGAGCCCGCGTTACGCTTTATTGCCGAAAACGAATTACATTCTCGTGAATACTACAGTGGTTTTTTAGGGCCTGTAAATATCCAAAACGAAAGCCATTTGTTTGTCAATCTGCGAACTATGAAGATTGTAGGCAATCAAGCCACCTTATTTGCAGGTGGTGGTATTACCGAAGACTCCAATCCTGTAAAAGAATGGTACGAAACAGAAATGAAAAGCCAAACGCTTTTAAGGGTAATTTTATAA